In Bifidobacterium scardovii JCM 12489 = DSM 13734, the genomic stretch TCGATGTACGTGCCCTGATCGTGCAGCACCTCCCAGTAGTCGAAACCCTGCGGGTCGTGGCCCGGGCCGTGGCCCATATGCCATTTGCCGAAGAAGGCCGTGGCGTAGCCGGCGTCGTGCAGCAGCGACGCGAACGTCGGCTGGCTGGAATCGATGGGCGTGTCCAGCGCGGTGACGCCGTTGACGTGGCTGTAGGTTCCGGTCAGGATCGTGGCCCTCGACGGCGCGCACAGCGAGTTGGTGACCAGCGCGCGGTCGAAGCGCACGCCCTCCTTGGCGACCCTGTCGATGTTCGGCGTATTGTTCAGATGCAGCTGATCGCCATAGCAGCTGATCGCCGGAGCGGCGTGGTCGTCGGTCAGAACAAACAGGATATTGGGGCGTTTCTCGTTCATCCCTTGATGCCTCCTTCGCCGACGCCCTGGAAGAAGTACTTCTGCAGGGCGAAGAACAGAACCAGAATCGGCAGAATCGCGATGATCGTGCCCGCGGCGACGACGCGGGGATCATTGGCGAAGGTGCCTTGCAGATAATTCAATCCGATCGTCAACGTGTACTTGTTCTGATCGGACATCACGAGCAGCGGCCACAGGAAGTCGTCCCATGCGGCGACGAAGGAGAAGATGGCGACTACCGCCATCGTGCCCTTGACCGACGGGATGATGATGCGGGTGAACCGCTCCCATGCGTTGGCGCCGTCGATCATCGCGGCCTCCTCCAGCGAGGTCGGGATACCGCCGATCGCGTTGCGCATCAGCAGCACGTTCATCGCGGACACCAGCGACGGCAGCGCGATGCCGATCAGCGTGTTGTTCAGCCCCATGTTCTGCATCAGCATGTACCGGGCGATCAGGATCGTCTCGGTCGGCATGACGATGCCGACGATGATCACGCCCATCGCGAACCGGCGTCCCTTGAACTGGAACTTGGCGAGCGCGTATCCGGCCGCGGTGGCGCCGGCCACGTTGCCGATCAGGCAGATGACGGCCACGATCACCGAGTTGATGGTGTACCTGAGGATCGGCACGATGCGCGTCACCTCGCCGTAGGCGGCGAAGGTCGCGTCCTCGGGCCAGAACTGGGGAGGCCTGGTGTACAGGTCGACGCCCTTGCCCTTGAGCGAGGTCGACAGCTGCCACAGCAGCGGCGCGACCAGGATGACCAGGATGACCAGCAGTACGATGTAGCGGACGACCAGCCCCGCTATTTTCCTTGATTTGGAACCGGCCGCGGTTCCTCGTTGGATGCCGTTGCCCATCACTCATCCTCCATTTGCATGCGC encodes the following:
- a CDS encoding carbohydrate ABC transporter permease; the protein is MGNGIQRGTAAGSKSRKIAGLVVRYIVLLVILVILVAPLLWQLSTSLKGKGVDLYTRPPQFWPEDATFAAYGEVTRIVPILRYTINSVIVAVICLIGNVAGATAAGYALAKFQFKGRRFAMGVIIVGIVMPTETILIARYMLMQNMGLNNTLIGIALPSLVSAMNVLLMRNAIGGIPTSLEEAAMIDGANAWERFTRIIIPSVKGTMAVVAIFSFVAAWDDFLWPLLVMSDQNKYTLTIGLNYLQGTFANDPRVVAAGTIIAILPILVLFFALQKYFFQGVGEGGIKG